Proteins encoded within one genomic window of Bradyrhizobium sp. AZCC 1719:
- a CDS encoding GlxA family transcriptional regulator has product MTKVAVVEIEGCMASSAAITHDVLATANRISAAKRVLPFKVTTVRCGSRRSSADLRGIELVIVPGLGTASADELETKLMSPACRRAGDMMTRAHATGAMLAASCASTFLLAEAGLLDGRRATTTWWLAPLFQQRYPQVELMTEQMVVADWPIATAGAAMAQMDLMLAIVSRFAGPGLAKACANYLLLDERRSQAPFMAITYLAGQDPRIAKAEKWVRDNIARDFAIEELSAAVALAPRTFARRIAATCGVSPIQFVQRIRLETARLLLETTRLSVEQIARQVGYAEPSTLRRLIRRDTKHPPGHFRPVA; this is encoded by the coding sequence ATGACCAAAGTGGCGGTTGTCGAGATCGAGGGGTGCATGGCCTCGAGCGCGGCCATCACTCACGACGTGTTGGCGACCGCGAACCGGATCAGCGCTGCGAAACGCGTTCTGCCATTCAAGGTGACGACGGTGCGTTGCGGATCCCGCCGAAGCAGCGCCGATCTGCGCGGAATCGAGCTTGTCATCGTTCCCGGGCTTGGCACGGCGTCGGCAGACGAGCTAGAGACGAAGTTGATGAGCCCGGCATGCCGGCGCGCGGGCGACATGATGACCCGGGCGCACGCGACCGGAGCCATGCTCGCTGCGTCCTGCGCCAGCACCTTTTTGTTGGCAGAGGCGGGCCTGCTCGACGGCCGGCGCGCGACCACGACATGGTGGCTCGCGCCGCTGTTCCAGCAGCGCTATCCCCAAGTCGAACTCATGACGGAGCAGATGGTCGTCGCCGATTGGCCGATCGCAACCGCTGGCGCGGCCATGGCGCAGATGGACCTGATGCTCGCGATCGTCAGCCGGTTCGCAGGACCAGGCCTGGCGAAAGCCTGTGCCAATTATCTCCTGCTGGATGAGCGACGCTCCCAGGCGCCATTCATGGCGATTACCTATCTAGCAGGCCAGGACCCGAGGATTGCCAAGGCCGAGAAGTGGGTGCGCGACAACATCGCGCGTGACTTTGCGATCGAGGAGCTGTCCGCAGCCGTCGCGCTGGCGCCGCGGACATTTGCCCGGCGAATCGCGGCGACCTGCGGTGTTTCACCAATTCAGTTCGTGCAGCGGATCAGGCTGGAAACAGCGCGCTTGCTGCTTGAGACGACGCGCCTGTCGGTCGAGCAGATCGCGCGGCAGGTCGGATATGCGGAGCCTTCCACGCTTCGCCGGCTGATCCGG
- a CDS encoding dienelactone hydrolase family protein yields the protein MPKRSMTQDDPLEDFARRDIALDGVTKIVYVTGTGPAVIVMTEMPGISPHVARFARWVRDAGFTVYMPSLFGRDGAVPGAEEGAAIFQRACVSAEFRALSSNQSSPVTKWLRSLARLAHGECGGPGVGAIGMCFTGNFALSMMLEPSMLAPVLSQPSLPLNDPAGIEITPDEVRAVRERLEREDLTVMAYRFAGDKFCMAQRFAAYAEALGERFIGRVLPDSAANTDLAPFFARHVTTPHSVVTAHLIDEAGQPTIAARDEILAFFKHRLAPSGSGPSS from the coding sequence ATGCCGAAACGGTCCATGACGCAGGACGATCCGCTCGAGGATTTCGCGCGCCGCGACATCGCGCTCGATGGCGTCACCAAGATCGTCTACGTGACCGGCACGGGGCCGGCTGTCATCGTGATGACGGAGATGCCGGGGATCAGCCCGCATGTCGCGCGATTTGCCCGCTGGGTCCGCGACGCCGGCTTCACCGTCTACATGCCGTCGCTGTTCGGCCGCGACGGTGCCGTTCCAGGCGCGGAGGAGGGCGCTGCGATCTTTCAGCGCGCCTGTGTAAGCGCCGAGTTTCGCGCGTTGTCCTCGAACCAATCCAGTCCGGTGACAAAGTGGCTGCGGTCGCTGGCGCGATTGGCGCATGGCGAGTGCGGCGGTCCCGGCGTCGGCGCTATTGGCATGTGTTTTACGGGAAATTTTGCGCTGTCCATGATGCTCGAACCATCGATGCTGGCGCCGGTGCTTTCGCAGCCGTCGCTGCCGCTGAACGATCCGGCAGGCATCGAAATCACCCCGGACGAAGTCAGGGCCGTCCGCGAACGGCTGGAGCGGGAAGATCTGACGGTGATGGCCTATCGCTTCGCCGGCGACAAGTTCTGCATGGCGCAACGCTTCGCGGCCTATGCGGAAGCGCTTGGCGAGCGGTTCATTGGACGGGTGCTGCCGGATAGCGCAGCGAATACCGATCTCGCGCCATTCTTCGCGCGCCATGTGACCACCCCGCACAGCGTCGTCACCGCGCACCTGATCGACGAGGCCGGCCAGCCGACGATCGCGGCCCGCGATGAGATCCTGGCGTTCTTCAAGCATCGGCTCGCGCCTTCGGGAAGCGGCCCCAGCTCATAG
- a CDS encoding MarR family winged helix-turn-helix transcriptional regulator, whose amino-acid sequence MDATVKRKARSPKGARTQPLHPGEPTHESDGAHLELRIWLRLLSCATRIEKALNARLRKEFNTTLARFDLLAQLARKPAGATMSEVSELLMVSNGAITALVQKLEADGFIHREVDSEDRRTFRLRLSQEGAKEFGRMARRHEEWVIALIGELSPVAQSDLLQHLTLLKRRLDKHA is encoded by the coding sequence ATGGACGCCACGGTCAAACGAAAGGCTCGATCTCCCAAGGGCGCGCGCACGCAACCGCTGCACCCTGGCGAGCCGACGCACGAGTCCGATGGCGCGCATCTCGAGTTGCGCATCTGGCTGCGCCTGCTTTCCTGCGCCACAAGGATCGAGAAGGCGCTGAACGCACGGCTGCGCAAGGAGTTCAACACTACGCTGGCCCGCTTCGACCTTTTGGCGCAGCTCGCGCGCAAACCTGCAGGCGCGACCATGTCCGAAGTCTCCGAGCTCTTGATGGTCTCGAACGGCGCCATCACCGCGCTCGTGCAGAAGCTGGAAGCCGACGGCTTTATCCATCGTGAAGTCGATTCCGAGGATCGCCGCACCTTCCGCCTGCGCCTGTCACAGGAAGGCGCCAAGGAATTCGGCCGGATGGCACGCCGGCACGAGGAATGGGTAATCGCCCTGATCGGCGAATTGTCGCCGGTCGCGCAGTCGGACCTGCTGCAACATTTGACCCTGCTCAAGCGCCGCCTCGACAAGCACGCCTGA
- a CDS encoding SDR family NAD(P)-dependent oxidoreductase: MVHHTAIVSGGNTGIGAAIARGLLAEGYDVISLSRRKPDWSHPKLSSREVDLLDATATRQAATEIAANFAITHVVHNAGAIRPKPLEEVDDGDVGALAQLHFGAGIALAQAALPNMKKGRFGRIVLLSSRAALGAATRTVYSATKAGIIGMARTWALELAPFGITVNVVAPGPIGDTEMFESVMSPESERAKKLAQSIPLGRLGKSTDVARAVSFFSSPDADFITGQTLYVCGGASIGSISI; the protein is encoded by the coding sequence GTGGTCCACCACACGGCGATCGTGAGCGGCGGTAATACCGGCATTGGCGCTGCGATCGCGCGCGGCCTGCTCGCCGAGGGGTATGACGTGATCTCGCTGTCGCGGCGCAAGCCGGACTGGAGCCATCCAAAACTCTCCTCGCGCGAGGTCGACCTGCTCGATGCGACGGCAACGCGCCAGGCGGCGACGGAAATCGCCGCGAATTTTGCGATCACCCATGTCGTGCACAATGCCGGCGCCATTCGGCCCAAGCCGCTGGAAGAGGTCGATGACGGGGACGTCGGCGCTTTGGCGCAGCTCCATTTCGGCGCGGGGATTGCGCTGGCGCAAGCGGCGTTACCCAACATGAAGAAAGGCCGCTTCGGCCGCATCGTACTGCTATCCTCCCGCGCGGCACTCGGCGCCGCCACACGCACCGTCTATTCGGCCACCAAGGCCGGCATCATCGGCATGGCACGGACCTGGGCGCTCGAGCTTGCGCCGTTCGGGATCACGGTCAATGTCGTCGCGCCGGGCCCGATCGGAGATACCGAGATGTTCGAGAGCGTGATGTCGCCGGAATCCGAACGCGCCAAGAAGCTCGCACAGTCGATTCCGCTCGGCCGTCTCGGCAAATCCACCGACGTCGCCCGCGCGGTCAGTTTCTTCAGCTCACCGGATGCCGACTTCATCACCGGGCAGACGCTCTACGTCTGCGGCGGAGCCAGCATCGGGTCGATTTCCATCTAG
- a CDS encoding aromatic-ring-hydroxylating dioxygenase subunit beta: MSMVTDAQVKNAIPTDQDLIDFVVREARLIDQQRFDEWLDLYADDAFYWMPLEWNQTDPRLTCSLMYEDKLLLSIRVERLKGARTFSQKPKSRCHHVLQTPQVDSRDPAANNYVTWTPMHYIETRMDEQTLFAAWATHHLSVENGRLKIKLKRVDLINCDAAFGNIQLFM; this comes from the coding sequence ATGAGCATGGTCACCGACGCTCAAGTGAAGAATGCGATTCCCACCGACCAGGACTTGATCGACTTCGTGGTTCGCGAGGCGCGGCTGATCGATCAGCAGCGTTTCGACGAATGGCTCGATCTCTACGCCGACGACGCTTTCTACTGGATGCCGCTGGAATGGAATCAAACCGATCCGCGGCTGACCTGTTCGCTGATGTATGAAGACAAGCTGTTGCTCTCGATCCGGGTCGAACGGCTCAAGGGCGCGCGGACGTTCAGCCAGAAGCCGAAAAGCCGCTGCCATCATGTGTTGCAGACGCCGCAGGTGGATTCGCGCGATCCTGCCGCCAACAACTACGTCACCTGGACCCCGATGCATTACATCGAGACCCGCATGGACGAGCAGACACTCTTTGCTGCCTGGGCCACGCATCATCTCAGCGTCGAGAACGGCAGGCTGAAGATCAAGCTCAAGCGTGTCGATCTGATCAATTGCGATGCTGCCTTCGGCAACATCCAGCTCTTCATGTGA